Proteins encoded within one genomic window of uncultured Draconibacterium sp.:
- a CDS encoding two-component regulator propeller domain-containing protein, which translates to MNFLRYILLFNVLFYVSYSRAKININKDRYARFSSLTTNDGLSGNYVLDILQDNKGFIWIATRSGLTRYDGYHFVNFTHSPDDSLSISSNYVQCLAVDEEGTLWVGTKNGLNKYDDHTGTFSIWAGINKDKSVPSNPYIRKILPDSNAVLWVETVDGVLNKINTKTGEVLYYPHHQVTQEYYSYHCLFKDSDGDIWVGNRGKGPYRFHPESGNIHLIKADPARQDKKRDQEVAYVIEDSQNRFWVGSIDGFWRFYKDTETFERVIPMSSFHCIEDRDGILWLSGGNGVYRFNANTNSAVLYSNNESDPHSLINNSINALFEDRDGNIWIGTNDGISVFSKSDNEIQYIRRLTDSDNTLNSNTISAVLEDKEGNIWFGTQKKGLSKWNSQTDTFTNFQYKKGDNNSLASNKVSALYQDRKNNIWIGLWQGIGFNKYEPQTNSFKKFSYDPDSYKKDWYSSFLEDNEGRFMAGLWGANGVHLFTRKDEKFLPYNFSAHSTPMNYPLTGLVLDNQTIWTGHANIIYQYHIDTDSFSVFYGTDPNKTVEAGLNDFDYFRNFHRTIKIDDKIYFATTHGLLCTDSTKTRFEQLISNTEITALAKNDVNGILWFGTNKGFGVLTQNNEFKLIRNNSDKNSPLWQKEIINLNEINGKVYVATNLGLLIYNPQTDSFLKSGSNMELHLANNKINTIVSYDRGILVGTDNNLIKINKTNNRIELDTLLQGLMINDILTESSNLNLILGTNKGIYCFSNGTFKPIENTTQFNIFDLTKDNDGLIWAGTNKGLLSISADYTEIKLHDQPGKYCLSSHLISFLATDSIGNIWAGTTNNGLNRINSKSLAVEHYYQSMQNTGRYPEKKASVFLQQKNETIWVGGEKLHKFNPEANKFEPIPENDFPYKKILSLQEDGNEYLWIGTANGLVLFNTQTNNAQLFSYLHGLPDFDFSGGSLKLSSGNLVFAGKKGAIIFNPESLSNQTVSDKIAITGATVFGSRIFFPADSESPIQLKYNQNFFTLEFSTMQFSGLKEEYQYMLEGVDPGWVETKNNSASYTNIQPGNYAFKIKSKIGDQEVNTFSLTIRPPFWETWWFILITIGLASGFIAYWVSTLTKKQKTEEQRIILEHKLLQLQMNPHFIFNVLIAIQSFIYRKDTYESGLYLSKFAKLMRIFLQNSRNEWITLSKEIESLQYYLNLQQLRTETKFQYDIECINIPDSDYIHIPPMIIQPFVENSIEHGFANLSYPGKIWISFETKETCLEAVIRDNGNGYYPRKEKAKAKTHESMATEIIQKRIEILNNKKCKTALTIHNISDEGKTGTEVVIRFPYKEEF; encoded by the coding sequence TTGAATTTTCTGAGATACATACTGCTGTTTAATGTGCTTTTTTATGTTAGCTATTCGCGGGCAAAAATTAACATAAACAAAGACCGTTATGCCCGTTTTTCATCGCTAACAACTAACGATGGACTATCTGGCAATTATGTTTTGGATATCCTGCAAGACAATAAAGGTTTCATCTGGATTGCCACACGAAGTGGTCTAACCCGCTACGATGGCTACCACTTTGTAAACTTCACTCATTCGCCCGATGATTCATTATCCATTTCAAGCAACTATGTTCAATGCCTGGCAGTTGACGAAGAAGGAACGTTATGGGTGGGTACAAAAAACGGCTTAAATAAATACGACGATCATACCGGTACTTTCAGCATTTGGGCGGGAATCAACAAAGATAAATCAGTTCCCAGCAATCCGTATATTCGAAAAATTTTACCCGACTCAAACGCTGTTTTGTGGGTAGAAACTGTTGATGGCGTTCTGAATAAAATAAATACAAAAACCGGAGAAGTTTTATATTATCCACATCACCAGGTTACGCAGGAGTACTATTCATATCATTGCCTGTTTAAAGATTCTGACGGAGATATTTGGGTGGGAAACCGCGGAAAAGGGCCATACCGTTTTCATCCCGAATCGGGCAACATTCACTTAATAAAAGCAGATCCTGCAAGACAAGACAAAAAACGCGACCAGGAAGTTGCCTATGTTATTGAAGACTCACAAAACAGATTTTGGGTAGGATCGATTGATGGTTTTTGGCGTTTTTACAAAGACACAGAAACCTTTGAACGGGTTATTCCCATGTCTTCATTTCACTGTATTGAAGACCGCGATGGAATATTGTGGCTAAGCGGAGGAAACGGTGTTTACCGTTTTAATGCCAATACCAACAGCGCCGTTTTATATTCGAACAACGAAAGTGATCCGCATTCGCTGATTAATAATTCTATAAATGCTTTGTTCGAAGACCGGGACGGAAACATTTGGATTGGAACGAACGACGGTATTTCTGTTTTCTCAAAATCTGATAATGAGATTCAGTATATACGGCGGCTGACAGATTCTGATAACACATTAAATTCAAATACAATCTCTGCTGTTTTAGAGGATAAAGAGGGAAATATTTGGTTTGGTACGCAAAAAAAAGGCCTCAGTAAATGGAACTCCCAAACCGATACTTTTACCAACTTTCAATACAAAAAAGGAGACAACAATTCGCTGGCATCAAACAAGGTTTCAGCCCTTTATCAAGACAGAAAGAATAACATTTGGATTGGTTTGTGGCAAGGTATCGGATTTAATAAATACGAGCCCCAAACAAATAGCTTTAAAAAATTCAGTTACGATCCGGATTCTTACAAAAAAGATTGGTACAGCTCTTTTCTTGAAGACAATGAAGGAAGGTTTATGGCCGGACTTTGGGGAGCTAACGGAGTACATCTTTTTACTCGGAAAGATGAAAAGTTTCTTCCGTACAATTTTAGCGCCCACAGCACCCCTATGAATTACCCGCTTACAGGATTAGTATTGGATAACCAAACCATTTGGACTGGTCACGCCAATATTATTTACCAGTATCACATTGATACCGACTCTTTCTCTGTGTTCTATGGAACCGACCCTAATAAAACTGTGGAAGCGGGTTTAAATGATTTTGACTATTTCCGAAATTTTCATCGAACCATAAAAATTGATGACAAAATATATTTTGCAACTACTCATGGTTTGCTTTGTACCGACAGTACAAAAACTCGGTTTGAACAACTAATCTCCAATACAGAAATAACTGCACTGGCGAAAAATGATGTCAATGGGATTCTGTGGTTTGGAACAAATAAAGGTTTTGGTGTTTTAACCCAAAACAATGAATTTAAACTGATCCGAAACAATAGCGACAAAAACAGTCCGCTGTGGCAAAAAGAAATCATCAATCTAAACGAAATTAACGGAAAAGTTTATGTTGCTACCAATCTCGGATTACTGATTTATAATCCACAAACTGACAGTTTTTTAAAATCCGGGAGTAATATGGAGCTACACCTTGCCAACAACAAAATAAACACAATCGTTTCATACGATCGGGGAATTCTTGTTGGAACCGATAATAACCTTATTAAAATTAACAAAACTAACAACCGAATTGAGCTTGACACTTTATTACAGGGATTAATGATTAATGATATTCTGACAGAGTCATCTAATCTTAACCTTATTCTTGGAACCAACAAAGGTATTTACTGTTTTAGCAATGGAACTTTCAAGCCAATAGAAAATACTACGCAATTCAATATTTTCGACTTAACAAAAGATAATGATGGCCTTATCTGGGCAGGAACCAACAAGGGATTACTATCCATTTCGGCCGATTATACAGAAATAAAACTACACGATCAGCCTGGCAAATATTGTTTAAGCTCGCACCTTATTAGTTTTTTGGCAACCGATTCTATAGGAAATATTTGGGCAGGAACCACCAACAATGGACTTAACCGAATTAATAGCAAATCGTTAGCCGTTGAGCATTATTACCAATCCATGCAAAACACCGGCAGATACCCCGAAAAAAAGGCATCTGTTTTTCTTCAGCAAAAAAATGAAACAATTTGGGTTGGTGGTGAAAAACTTCACAAATTCAATCCGGAAGCCAACAAATTTGAGCCCATTCCTGAGAATGATTTTCCTTACAAAAAGATTTTAAGTTTGCAGGAAGACGGTAACGAATACCTTTGGATTGGGACTGCCAACGGCCTGGTTTTATTCAATACCCAAACAAATAATGCACAACTTTTTAGCTATTTACACGGATTACCGGATTTCGATTTTTCGGGCGGATCGCTAAAATTATCATCAGGTAATTTAGTGTTTGCGGGTAAAAAGGGAGCCATTATCTTCAACCCTGAATCGCTCAGCAATCAAACCGTTTCGGATAAAATAGCCATTACCGGTGCTACAGTTTTCGGATCGCGCATTTTCTTTCCAGCAGACAGCGAGTCTCCCATTCAGTTAAAATACAATCAGAATTTCTTTACACTCGAGTTCTCAACAATGCAGTTTAGCGGTCTGAAAGAAGAGTATCAATACATGCTTGAGGGTGTTGATCCGGGTTGGGTAGAAACAAAAAACAACAGTGCCAGTTACACCAATATTCAGCCCGGAAATTATGCTTTCAAAATAAAATCGAAGATTGGCGATCAGGAAGTAAATACCTTTTCTCTTACCATCCGACCTCCATTCTGGGAAACATGGTGGTTTATTCTTATTACCATTGGTTTGGCGTCAGGTTTTATAGCTTACTGGGTTTCTACCCTTACGAAAAAGCAAAAAACGGAAGAGCAAAGAATTATACTGGAACACAAACTGTTACAGTTACAAATGAATCCGCATTTTATCTTTAATGTTCTTATTGCCATTCAAAGTTTTATTTACCGGAAAGACACTTATGAGTCGGGATTATACCTTTCGAAATTTGCGAAACTCATGCGGATTTTCCTGCAAAACTCGCGTAACGAATGGATAACACTTTCAAAGGAAATAGAATCGTTGCAATATTATTTAAACCTGCAACAACTGCGCACTGAAACGAAGTTTCAATACGACATCGAGTGCATCAATATTCCCGATTCGGATTACATTCACATTCCTCCAATGATCATTCAACCTTTTGTTGAAAATTCTATCGAACATGGTTTTGCCAACCTCTCCTATCCGGGAAAAATATGGATTTCTTTCGAAACAAAAGAAACTTGCCTTGAAGCTGTTATCCGCGATAATGGCAACGGATATTACCCCAGAAAGGAAAAGGCAAAAGCAAAAACTCACGAGTCGATGGCCACTGAAATCATACAAAAACGGATTGAAATATTAAACAATAAAAAATGTAAAACCGCACTTACCATACACAACATAAGCGACGAAGGAAAAACCGGAACTGAAGTTGTTATAAGATTCCCTTACAAAGAAGAATTTTAA
- a CDS encoding LytTR family DNA-binding domain-containing protein, which produces MDNSVIRTVIIDDEPRARETLNKMLRTYCKDIDIVGEGNNVRSGIEQIESLHPDVVFLDIRMPDGTGFDLLEQLNYIDFTLVILTAYDEYALKAFKFSAIDYLLKPLDPEELISSVKKIKSSLNVQNNQLKTLLENINTSYKPFQKLVLKTAESIYIVKTDDIIRIEAESNYCRFHIQNSPAIFISKTLKEYNKILQHSNFFRPHQSHLVNLNRIVRIDKQDGITILMDDGSKVPVSFRKKDLLHAAISQLE; this is translated from the coding sequence ATGGATAATTCAGTAATTCGCACCGTTATTATTGATGATGAACCCCGGGCCAGGGAAACCCTGAATAAAATGCTGCGAACTTATTGTAAAGATATTGATATTGTTGGCGAAGGAAATAATGTAAGAAGTGGTATTGAACAAATAGAAAGCCTGCATCCGGATGTTGTATTTCTTGATATTAGAATGCCTGACGGTACCGGTTTTGATCTTTTGGAACAACTAAACTACATTGATTTTACCTTGGTAATTTTAACCGCTTACGACGAATATGCGCTAAAGGCTTTTAAATTCTCGGCTATTGATTATTTGTTAAAACCACTCGATCCTGAAGAATTAATAAGCTCCGTTAAAAAAATTAAAAGCAGCCTGAACGTACAGAACAACCAGTTAAAAACATTACTTGAGAACATAAATACTTCATACAAACCCTTTCAGAAATTAGTGCTTAAAACAGCTGAATCAATTTATATCGTTAAAACCGATGACATTATCAGAATTGAAGCTGAAAGTAATTATTGCCGGTTTCACATTCAAAACTCACCCGCAATTTTCATTTCGAAGACGCTAAAAGAATACAATAAAATTTTGCAACATTCCAACTTTTTCCGGCCACATCAGTCACACCTGGTTAACCTGAACCGGATTGTGCGTATCGATAAACAGGATGGAATAACTATCCTCATGGACGATGGCTCGAAAGTGCCGGTTTCGTTTCGTAAAAAAGACCTGCTACATGCTGCAATCTCACAGCTTGAATAA
- the dnaK gene encoding molecular chaperone DnaK, translating to MGKIIGIDLGTTNSCVSVMEGNEPVVIPNSEGKRTTPSIVAFVENGERKVGDPAKRQAITNPTKTIFSIKRFMGETFDRVSKEVARVPYQVVKGDNNTPRVQIDDRKYSPQEISAMTLQKMKKTAEDYLGQEVTEAVITVPAYFNDSQRQATKEAGEIAGLTVRRIINEPTAASLAYGLDKMDKDMKIAVFDLGGGTFDISILELGDGVFEVKSTDGDTHLGGDDFDQVIIDWLAAEFKNDEGIDLREDPMALQRLKEAAEKAKIELSSSSQTEINLPYIMPVNGIPKHLVKTLSRAKFEQLADTLINATIEPCRKALQNAGLSASDIDEVILVGGSTRIPAIQEKVKAFFGKEASKGVNPDEVVAIGAAIQGGVLTGEVKDVLLLDVTPLSLGIETMGGVMTKLIESNTTIPTKKSETFTTAADNQPSVEIHVLQGERPIASGNKTIGRFHLDGIPPSPRGIPQIEVTFDIDANGILHVHAKDKATGKSQSIRIEASSGLSDDEINRMKSEAEANAEADKQAKETADKINQADSLIFQTEKQLKEYGDKLPADKKGPIEDALKKLKEAHASKDIAAIDAAMNELNTVFQAASQEMYNASQAQGGAQPGPDAGQQAGPQDQPKDDDEVTDVDFEEVK from the coding sequence ATGGGAAAAATTATCGGAATTGACTTAGGAACCACAAACTCTTGTGTTTCTGTAATGGAAGGTAACGAACCTGTAGTTATCCCTAACAGCGAGGGAAAACGTACTACACCTTCTATCGTTGCTTTCGTAGAAAACGGAGAACGCAAAGTTGGTGATCCTGCAAAACGTCAGGCAATCACTAACCCAACAAAAACAATCTTCTCGATCAAACGATTCATGGGAGAAACTTTTGATCGTGTATCAAAAGAAGTTGCCCGCGTACCTTACCAGGTTGTAAAAGGCGACAACAACACTCCACGTGTACAAATTGACGACAGAAAATATTCGCCACAGGAAATTTCGGCAATGACACTTCAGAAAATGAAGAAAACTGCTGAAGATTATCTTGGTCAGGAAGTTACAGAAGCAGTTATTACTGTTCCTGCTTACTTTAACGACTCACAACGTCAGGCTACCAAAGAAGCCGGTGAGATTGCCGGTTTAACCGTTCGTCGTATCATTAACGAACCTACTGCTGCATCGTTGGCTTACGGTTTGGATAAGATGGACAAGGATATGAAAATTGCAGTATTCGACCTTGGTGGTGGTACTTTCGATATTTCTATTCTTGAATTGGGTGACGGCGTTTTCGAAGTAAAATCAACCGATGGTGATACTCACCTTGGTGGTGACGACTTCGATCAGGTAATTATCGACTGGTTGGCAGCAGAATTTAAAAACGACGAAGGTATTGATCTTCGTGAAGATCCAATGGCATTGCAGCGTTTAAAAGAAGCTGCTGAAAAAGCTAAAATCGAGTTGTCGAGCTCTTCGCAAACAGAGATCAACCTGCCATACATTATGCCGGTTAACGGTATTCCAAAACACCTGGTAAAAACACTGTCACGTGCAAAATTCGAGCAGTTGGCCGATACATTGATCAACGCTACAATCGAACCTTGTCGTAAAGCATTGCAAAATGCAGGTTTATCAGCAAGCGATATTGATGAAGTGATTCTTGTTGGTGGTTCAACACGTATTCCTGCTATTCAGGAAAAAGTAAAAGCTTTCTTTGGTAAAGAGGCTTCAAAAGGTGTAAACCCTGATGAGGTGGTTGCAATTGGTGCAGCTATTCAGGGTGGTGTTTTAACCGGAGAAGTAAAAGACGTTCTTCTGCTTGACGTAACTCCTCTTTCATTAGGTATTGAAACCATGGGGGGGGTAATGACCAAGTTGATCGAGTCGAATACAACTATTCCGACAAAAAAATCGGAAACATTTACTACCGCTGCCGACAATCAGCCTTCAGTAGAAATTCATGTTCTGCAAGGTGAGCGTCCAATTGCATCAGGTAACAAAACTATCGGTCGTTTCCACTTAGACGGAATTCCACCTTCACCACGTGGTATCCCACAAATCGAGGTAACTTTCGATATTGATGCAAATGGTATTTTGCATGTGCATGCTAAAGATAAAGCAACAGGTAAATCGCAGTCAATTCGTATCGAGGCTTCATCAGGTCTTTCGGATGATGAGATCAACCGCATGAAATCGGAAGCTGAAGCAAATGCTGAAGCCGATAAGCAAGCAAAAGAAACTGCTGATAAAATCAACCAGGCTGACAGTTTGATCTTCCAGACTGAGAAGCAGTTGAAAGAATACGGTGACAAATTGCCTGCTGACAAAAAAGGCCCGATTGAAGATGCATTGAAAAAGCTGAAAGAAGCTCACGCATCTAAAGATATTGCGGCTATTGATGCAGCAATGAACGAGTTGAACACTGTATTCCAGGCAGCTTCACAGGAGATGTACAATGCTTCGCAAGCACAGGGTGGTGCTCAGCCAGGTCCTGATGCCGGTCAACAAGCAGGTCCACAAGACCAGCCAAAAGACGACGATGAAGTAACCGACGTTGACTTTGAAGAAGTCAAATAG
- a CDS encoding DUF5009 domain-containing protein yields the protein MATKSLRTEPQKRLQSLDVLRGFDMFWITGGGILATAISQITGAEWLGHQMHHAEWAGFHFEDLIFPLFMFIAGVAIPFSIKAKIEKNVPKKRLAVKALKRMVILIILGILYNGTFQNGFANGRIASVLGQIGIGYFFASLIVICFQSFKSRIYWLVGILAGFGIIQLLIPVPGVGAGVLTPEGCINGYIDQLLLPGRLHGGTFDPEGILCSLSATGIILMGTIAGNILRNRKTTDWQKIGYMAATGVGLIILALAFSTFYPIIKKCWTSTFNMLAGGISFLLMSLFFLIIDHWKIRGWAFYFRVIGMNSIFVYLFVRIIDMQFITEFFFGWITKPMGDAGQFLMLLVGLALIWGLLYYMYKKKIFLRV from the coding sequence ATGGCAACTAAATCATTAAGAACTGAACCACAGAAAAGACTTCAATCGTTAGACGTACTGCGCGGATTTGATATGTTTTGGATAACCGGCGGCGGCATTTTGGCAACTGCCATTTCGCAAATTACAGGTGCCGAATGGCTGGGGCACCAAATGCACCACGCCGAGTGGGCAGGTTTTCATTTCGAAGACCTTATTTTTCCGTTATTTATGTTTATTGCCGGTGTTGCCATTCCTTTTTCGATAAAGGCTAAAATTGAAAAGAATGTTCCGAAAAAACGTCTGGCAGTAAAAGCCTTAAAACGGATGGTCATTCTAATCATCCTCGGAATTCTGTACAACGGCACTTTCCAGAATGGTTTTGCAAATGGCCGTATTGCCAGTGTGCTGGGGCAGATTGGTATCGGTTACTTTTTTGCTTCCCTCATCGTTATTTGTTTCCAGTCGTTTAAAAGCCGAATTTACTGGCTGGTCGGCATACTTGCTGGTTTCGGAATAATTCAGTTGCTTATCCCTGTTCCGGGAGTTGGCGCCGGTGTTCTTACGCCCGAAGGCTGTATAAACGGCTACATCGACCAGCTATTATTACCTGGCCGCTTACATGGAGGCACTTTCGATCCGGAAGGGATATTGTGTAGTCTTTCGGCAACCGGAATAATATTAATGGGCACCATTGCAGGAAACATTTTGCGTAACCGCAAAACCACCGACTGGCAGAAAATAGGTTATATGGCTGCCACAGGAGTTGGTTTGATTATTCTGGCGCTTGCCTTTTCAACGTTCTACCCGATAATTAAAAAATGCTGGACCTCAACATTTAATATGCTTGCAGGTGGTATCAGTTTTCTGCTGATGTCTTTGTTTTTCCTCATTATCGACCATTGGAAAATACGCGGTTGGGCTTTCTATTTCCGGGTAATCGGAATGAACTCTATTTTCGTTTACCTTTTTGTGCGCATTATTGATATGCAGTTCATAACCGAATTCTTCTTTGGCTGGATCACCAAACCAATGGGCGACGCAGGTCAATTCCTGATGTTGCTGGTTGGCCTTGCACTAATTTGGGGATTGCTTTATTACATGTACAAAAAGAAGATTTTCCTGCGGGTTTAA
- a CDS encoding nucleotidyltransferase domain-containing protein: protein MSILQEDIIIEFLQKHLTGVYALYLYGSFASGVATTESDVDLAFLSDEQISNVDKWKVQEKLAAELNKDVDLVNLKDASTVLRKEIVEKGNLLYSSDRYKTESFEMTTLSMYMDLNESRKDILNDYKEEYGRDTSK, encoded by the coding sequence TTGAGCATCTTACAAGAAGATATTATTATTGAATTTCTTCAGAAACATTTAACTGGAGTTTATGCATTGTATTTGTACGGAAGCTTTGCCAGTGGCGTGGCAACAACTGAAAGCGATGTTGATTTGGCATTTCTTTCTGACGAACAAATTTCAAACGTAGACAAATGGAAAGTTCAGGAAAAGCTAGCTGCTGAACTAAACAAAGATGTTGACTTGGTTAACCTAAAAGACGCCAGTACAGTGCTGCGCAAAGAAATTGTTGAGAAGGGAAATCTTCTCTACTCTTCCGACCGATACAAAACCGAATCTTTCGAAATGACAACTTTGTCGATGTATATGGATTTGAATGAATCACGGAAAGATATCTTAAACGATTACAAAGAAGAATATGGACGAGATACTTCTAAATAA
- the panB gene encoding 3-methyl-2-oxobutanoate hydroxymethyltransferase — protein MSVHSEVRKVTTHRLSEMKLRGEKISMLTAYDYSMAQLVDEAGLDVILVGDSASNVMAGHETTLPITLNEMIFMGASVVRAVNRALVVVDLPFGTYQGNSREALNSAIRIMKETAADAVKLEGGEEVIESVKRILSAGIPVMGHLGLMPQSIHKFGTYTVRAKQEAEAEKLINDAKLLEEAGCFAVVLEKIPASLGEEVAKALKIPVIGIGAGGGVDGQVLVIHDMLGITQQFSPRFLRRYHNLAAEIKGAVGNYINDVKSQDFPSDKEQY, from the coding sequence ATGTCAGTACATAGCGAAGTTCGTAAAGTTACCACGCACCGTTTATCGGAAATGAAATTGCGTGGCGAAAAAATATCGATGTTAACTGCCTATGATTACAGTATGGCGCAGTTGGTTGATGAAGCAGGATTGGATGTTATTCTGGTTGGCGACTCGGCCTCGAACGTAATGGCGGGCCACGAAACCACACTGCCCATTACCCTTAATGAAATGATCTTTATGGGGGCATCAGTGGTGCGCGCCGTAAACCGTGCACTTGTTGTGGTAGACCTTCCGTTCGGAACCTACCAGGGCAACTCGCGCGAAGCGCTTAATTCGGCCATTCGTATTATGAAAGAAACAGCTGCCGACGCGGTAAAACTTGAAGGTGGCGAAGAAGTAATCGAATCGGTAAAACGTATTCTTTCGGCCGGAATTCCGGTAATGGGGCACCTAGGGCTGATGCCACAGTCGATTCATAAGTTTGGGACCTACACCGTACGTGCCAAACAGGAAGCTGAAGCCGAGAAACTGATCAACGACGCCAAACTACTGGAAGAAGCCGGCTGTTTTGCAGTGGTATTGGAAAAAATTCCTGCCTCGCTTGGAGAAGAGGTTGCCAAAGCGCTTAAGATTCCGGTAATTGGAATTGGTGCCGGTGGCGGTGTTGATGGTCAGGTGTTGGTAATTCACGATATGTTGGGAATTACCCAACAATTCTCGCCACGCTTTTTACGTCGTTACCACAACCTTGCAGCCGAAATAAAAGGTGCTGTAGGAAATTACATCAACGATGTAAAATCGCAGGATTTCCCGAGCGATAAGGAACAGTATTAA
- a CDS encoding RluA family pseudouridine synthase: MEVIYEDNHIIAINKACGDVVQGDKTGDETVLDKVKHYLKVKYNKPGNVYLGLPHRLDRPTSGILILAKTSKVLPRLNKLFQTKDAMRKVYWAVVDKRPPKYTDTLEHYLRKDQEKNRSYAYIEPKPGAKFASLTYRHVASIDRYHLLEVEIHTGRHHQIRVQLRQLHLHIKGDLKYGAARSNKDKGIHLHARQVELIHPVRKTPLTIVADPPKDPVWDEFLKLFKAGKFSPVKV; encoded by the coding sequence ATGGAAGTAATTTACGAAGACAACCATATTATTGCAATAAACAAGGCGTGCGGCGACGTTGTGCAGGGCGATAAAACCGGCGACGAAACCGTTTTGGACAAGGTGAAACATTACCTGAAAGTGAAATACAACAAACCGGGAAATGTATACCTTGGCCTGCCTCACCGCCTCGACCGCCCAACAAGTGGTATTCTTATTTTGGCCAAAACCAGCAAAGTGCTGCCACGCCTCAATAAGCTTTTCCAAACCAAAGATGCCATGCGAAAAGTGTATTGGGCAGTAGTTGATAAACGTCCGCCAAAATACACCGACACGCTGGAGCACTACCTGCGAAAAGATCAGGAGAAAAACCGGAGTTACGCCTACATCGAACCAAAACCGGGAGCGAAATTTGCCAGCCTCACCTACCGTCATGTGGCCAGCATCGACCGCTACCATTTGCTGGAGGTGGAAATACACACGGGTCGTCATCACCAGATAAGGGTGCAGTTGCGCCAGTTGCATTTACATATTAAAGGCGATTTAAAGTACGGTGCTGCACGCTCGAATAAAGACAAAGGTATTCACCTGCATGCACGCCAGGTAGAGCTGATCCACCCCGTGCGAAAAACACCACTTACCATTGTTGCCGATCCGCCAAAAGATCCGGTTTGGGATGAGTTTTTAAAACTTTTTAAAGCCGGGAAGTTTAGTCCGGTGAAGGTGTAA
- a CDS encoding cytidine deaminase yields MRRKELRIKVCEYDAVVELPEADQKLLLAARKASKNAYAPYSKFCVGAALLLENGEVITGSNQENVDFTDGLCAERVALFYANSTYPDQAVTAIAVTAKNSHGIVEHPAQPCGSCRQVLVETETRYKKHIRIIMDGRKHILVLEGADNLLPFAFKPRDLE; encoded by the coding sequence ATGCGAAGGAAAGAACTCAGGATAAAGGTTTGCGAATACGATGCAGTAGTGGAATTGCCCGAGGCCGATCAAAAATTATTACTTGCAGCGCGCAAGGCCAGTAAAAATGCTTATGCACCTTATTCAAAATTTTGTGTGGGTGCCGCGCTTTTGCTCGAAAACGGTGAGGTAATTACAGGCAGCAACCAGGAAAACGTCGACTTTACCGATGGCCTTTGTGCCGAGCGGGTAGCTTTGTTTTATGCCAACTCTACCTACCCCGATCAGGCAGTAACAGCCATTGCCGTAACTGCAAAAAATTCGCATGGAATAGTTGAGCATCCGGCGCAACCGTGTGGTTCGTGCCGCCAGGTGCTGGTAGAAACCGAAACACGATATAAAAAACACATTCGCATAATTATGGATGGCCGCAAACATATCCTGGTATTGGAAGGTGCCGATAATTTGTTGCCTTTTGCATTTAAACCCCGTGATTTGGAGTAG